From Spirosoma aerolatum, one genomic window encodes:
- a CDS encoding RNA polymerase sigma factor, with product MLQVKAGNLDTMGLLFERYHRPLFGFLFHMTNQREASEDMLQTVFYRMLKYRHTFTGDGEFRSWMYHLARNVLVDHSKQNKQSSQQYDLAEVAERIGGGPMADERFQKEQELDTLNRAMAKLSPDNREVLVLSRYQELKYEEIARVLNTTEGAIKVRVHRAMAELKKIYLTLENGKTAYKL from the coding sequence ATGCTGCAGGTAAAAGCAGGAAATCTGGACACGATGGGCTTACTCTTCGAGCGATACCATCGGCCCTTGTTCGGCTTCCTGTTCCATATGACCAACCAGCGGGAGGCTAGTGAAGACATGCTGCAAACGGTGTTTTACCGAATGCTGAAATACCGGCATACCTTCACGGGCGATGGCGAGTTCAGAAGCTGGATGTATCACCTGGCCCGCAATGTTCTGGTCGATCATAGCAAGCAGAACAAACAAAGTTCGCAGCAGTACGACCTGGCCGAAGTTGCCGAGCGAATTGGCGGGGGCCCAATGGCCGACGAGCGATTCCAGAAAGAACAGGAGCTGGATACGCTGAACCGGGCCATGGCCAAACTGAGTCCTGATAATCGCGAAGTGTTGGTACTTAGCCGGTATCAGGAATTGAAGTACGAGGAAATTGCCCGTGTACTCAACACGACAGAAGGTGCGATAAAAGTGCGGGTCCATCGGGCAATGGCTGAGTTAAAAAAAATTTATCTGACTCTTGAGAATGGAAAAACTGCCTATAAACTGTGA
- a CDS encoding ABC transporter permease, which yields MLSNYLKIAVRNLWRNKLYTSLNVGGLAIGLAACMLMALYVDHEFSYDGFHPNASRIARVTTVMKTPESPLSIAASPLRLGPTLKHDYPEVETAVRFLMTGATVRTKRQLAEQTDVYYADNDVFSVFNYPFVAGNPRTALLNPNSAVVTERFANKFFGRTDVLSQLVQINKETYQITGVMADLPSNTDLPISALLSVKPDKTTSWLEDDFPAYTYVKFKQEPKLGDFTKKLALLAKKYIDPELKKAGAENYSITFPVELLQDVHYSQDKLEDTPKGSKQYSYLFAFLAVFVLAIALLNYINLVTAKATERAKEVGIRKASGAHYGQLVRQFLFESFLLSGLAIACALLLLHLTIPVFNEQLAIQLRLDSLDAIPLIGCTWLLVTLLGGLYPAFVLSGYRPVDVLKGRLASYGQGLWFRKSIIVFQFVLAVGMIAGVLVIHRQMTYLRHYDVGFTRDQILSVYLPDDSAMRAGAPAFANSLKQRSEIGGVTLGSGLADGPMAMSSTTIQSGGKKRELMANYMFIDETFVPLLNIRLKAGRNLSTQYKTDIKGGFLVNEAFVKLAGWKGGIGQAMEGFGHKGEVVGVLKNFNYRSLHNPVEPLILIYRTVLINNVMVRVKPSDLSVVKTIWQQHYPNNPFDYSFLDASFDAKYRKDQLMVMVFNCFAGLTILVSCLGLFGLVAFTTERRTKEIGVRKVLGASVANIVTLLTNDFLKLIGLAILIASPLAWWASDRWLQAFAYKTDLSWWVFALAGVLSIAIALLTISFQSIKAALMNPVNSLKTE from the coding sequence ATGCTCAGCAATTACCTTAAAATAGCGGTCCGAAATCTCTGGAGAAACAAGCTATACACCAGCCTGAACGTCGGTGGTTTGGCCATTGGTCTGGCAGCCTGTATGCTGATGGCCTTATATGTCGATCATGAGTTTTCGTATGATGGTTTTCATCCCAACGCCAGCCGGATTGCCCGCGTCACCACTGTGATGAAAACGCCGGAGTCGCCGTTGTCGATAGCAGCCAGCCCGTTACGCTTAGGTCCCACACTGAAACACGACTACCCCGAAGTAGAAACAGCCGTTCGGTTTCTGATGACTGGCGCTACCGTCCGGACGAAGAGGCAATTGGCCGAACAGACCGATGTATACTATGCCGACAACGACGTTTTCTCGGTTTTCAACTATCCATTCGTAGCTGGTAACCCCCGGACCGCCTTACTCAATCCGAACAGTGCTGTCGTTACCGAACGGTTTGCCAATAAATTTTTCGGCCGGACCGATGTACTGTCCCAGTTGGTTCAGATCAACAAAGAAACATACCAGATCACGGGCGTGATGGCCGACCTGCCCAGCAATACAGACCTACCTATTAGTGCGCTTCTCTCGGTAAAACCAGACAAGACAACCAGTTGGCTGGAAGATGATTTTCCAGCCTATACGTATGTAAAGTTCAAACAGGAGCCGAAATTGGGCGATTTCACCAAAAAGCTGGCTCTGTTGGCCAAAAAGTACATTGATCCGGAACTAAAAAAAGCAGGTGCTGAAAATTACTCCATTACCTTTCCGGTCGAGTTATTACAGGATGTGCATTACAGCCAGGACAAGTTGGAAGACACACCCAAAGGGTCAAAACAATACAGTTATCTGTTTGCCTTTCTGGCCGTGTTTGTACTGGCCATTGCCCTGCTTAATTACATCAACCTGGTAACAGCCAAAGCAACCGAACGGGCCAAAGAGGTAGGAATTCGCAAAGCCAGTGGTGCCCACTATGGTCAGTTGGTCCGTCAGTTTCTGTTTGAATCGTTCCTGCTGAGCGGTCTGGCGATTGCCTGCGCCCTACTGCTGTTACACCTCACTATCCCGGTCTTTAATGAGCAACTGGCGATCCAATTACGACTCGACTCGCTTGATGCCATACCCCTGATCGGCTGTACGTGGCTCCTTGTCACGCTATTGGGTGGTCTATATCCAGCCTTTGTATTATCCGGCTATCGCCCCGTCGATGTGCTGAAAGGCCGGTTAGCCAGCTACGGCCAGGGTTTGTGGTTCCGTAAATCCATTATAGTCTTCCAGTTTGTGCTGGCGGTCGGTATGATTGCCGGGGTGCTGGTCATTCACCGGCAAATGACTTACCTGCGTCATTACGACGTTGGTTTTACCCGCGATCAAATCCTGAGCGTGTACCTACCCGACGACTCAGCCATGCGCGCAGGTGCTCCTGCCTTCGCCAACAGCCTCAAACAACGGTCCGAAATTGGTGGCGTAACGCTGGGCTCCGGTTTGGCGGATGGCCCGATGGCGATGTCGTCAACTACAATCCAGTCGGGCGGTAAAAAACGTGAACTGATGGCCAACTACATGTTCATCGACGAAACGTTCGTTCCGCTATTGAACATCCGACTGAAAGCGGGACGCAACCTATCTACGCAATATAAAACGGACATCAAAGGCGGCTTTCTGGTCAACGAAGCTTTTGTGAAACTGGCAGGCTGGAAAGGAGGAATCGGGCAGGCCATGGAAGGGTTTGGCCATAAAGGTGAAGTGGTTGGCGTGCTAAAAAACTTCAACTACCGCTCGCTGCACAACCCGGTTGAGCCACTCATCCTCATTTACCGTACCGTCCTGATCAACAATGTAATGGTACGCGTCAAACCCAGTGATTTATCGGTGGTCAAAACGATTTGGCAACAACATTACCCAAACAACCCGTTCGATTACAGTTTTCTGGATGCGTCGTTCGATGCGAAGTACCGAAAAGATCAATTGATGGTCATGGTATTCAACTGCTTTGCCGGGTTAACAATTCTGGTATCGTGCCTGGGTCTGTTTGGCCTGGTCGCCTTTACAACCGAACGCCGAACGAAAGAAATTGGCGTACGGAAAGTACTGGGCGCATCAGTCGCCAATATTGTTACCCTGCTCACCAACGATTTTCTGAAACTGATTGGGCTAGCCATTCTGATTGCCAGTCCGCTAGCCTGGTGGGCCTCCGATCGCTGGCTACAGGCATTTGCGTACAAAACCGATCTGTCGTGGTGGGTATTTGCCCTGGCAGGTGTACTGTCCATCGCCATTGCCTTGCTGACGATTAGCTTCCAAAGTATAAAAGCGGCTCTGATGAATCCTGTCAACTCACTTAAAACGGAATAA
- a CDS encoding serine hydrolase domain-containing protein gives MNVWLTSVLLLVTLVAEPVHPKRLPILARLPEKASTDNPLETTVDSLVERAAQQFMRLPQAVGLSIGIIKGGQPFVYNYGTIERGRQQLPTSQTVYPIASITKTFTGALLAQAVVDGKVQLNDDVRKYLTGDYPNLVYQGHPIRLVHLINHRSGLPFLLPNKPEAFSNTNTPASAVAMELMRPYSRTDFYNDLHQIKLDTIPGVAFKYSNTGAQLLGYILERVYEQSFEQLVQQKLTQPLAMRDTKITLTPSAQTRMAKGYDCEGILMPDSPDELQAAGALKSTVVDMLKYIQWNISEKSLTAKLTHQPTWTNGSQYASGLNWQMLQSAGNRVIWQDGNIPGFSSLCVNYPEQNLGIVVFANECDRTTASRIKAMTNQIIKQLDERAISLPN, from the coding sequence ATGAATGTCTGGCTCACATCTGTCCTCTTGCTTGTTACCCTGGTAGCCGAACCCGTTCATCCGAAGCGCCTGCCCATACTAGCTCGACTACCCGAAAAAGCATCGACCGATAATCCGCTGGAAACCACCGTCGATTCACTGGTCGAACGGGCTGCTCAGCAATTTATGCGGCTGCCTCAGGCTGTCGGGCTTTCCATCGGGATTATCAAAGGTGGTCAGCCATTTGTGTACAACTATGGAACCATCGAACGAGGCCGACAGCAACTTCCAACCAGCCAGACCGTTTACCCCATTGCATCCATTACCAAGACATTTACTGGGGCTTTATTAGCCCAAGCCGTAGTCGATGGGAAAGTACAATTGAACGACGACGTTCGTAAGTACCTGACCGGTGATTATCCAAACCTGGTCTATCAGGGGCACCCTATTCGGCTCGTTCATCTGATTAATCATCGGTCGGGCTTACCTTTCCTGCTCCCAAACAAACCCGAGGCCTTCAGCAACACCAACACACCCGCGTCGGCCGTGGCTATGGAACTTATGCGTCCTTACAGCCGCACCGATTTTTACAATGATCTTCACCAGATCAAGCTGGACACGATTCCGGGCGTTGCCTTCAAATACTCCAATACAGGGGCTCAATTGCTGGGGTATATTTTAGAACGCGTTTACGAACAATCGTTCGAACAGCTTGTCCAGCAAAAGTTGACCCAGCCACTGGCAATGAGGGATACAAAAATTACGTTGACGCCTTCGGCTCAGACCCGCATGGCCAAAGGCTATGACTGTGAAGGTATTCTGATGCCTGATAGCCCCGACGAGCTCCAGGCTGCCGGAGCATTAAAATCAACCGTTGTCGATATGTTGAAATACATTCAGTGGAATATTTCCGAAAAGTCCCTTACAGCTAAATTAACCCATCAGCCAACCTGGACAAACGGTAGCCAGTATGCATCAGGCTTAAACTGGCAAATGCTTCAATCGGCAGGCAATCGGGTGATCTGGCAGGATGGTAATATTCCGGGTTTCAGTAGCTTATGCGTCAACTACCCCGAACAGAATCTGGGCATTGTCGTTTTCGCAAACGAGTGTGACCGCACAACCGCTTCCCGGATTAAAGCCATGACCAATCAGATTATAAAACAACTGGACGAACGGGCCATATCACTACCTAACTAA
- a CDS encoding ABC transporter permease, translating to MLRNFLKTAFRNLWKHKLFTFINIFGLASGMLVCMLAMIDIKGAFDYDTFHPHADRTYRILTDVTTTNNDKQGFATSPLPLAETIKRQYAFVDRATRVIRNYSDFTANRKQLPVVYSAVDPDFFTLFGFQLAKGQAAIAPRTAVLTPKTAARFFGTANPIGKRIDHPELGALTIAGILAEPPAKTHLNFDVLISTATLSGSDWNQLRTNWKQYTQGYTYISLKPGTPADALTSVLPTLAAQVTKGLHFANEKGYTFRSQPLATLSPSREELMLGTYEPSLGKLETEMIVGLLTLLLASFNYINLTLARSLSRAREVGIRKVAGALRWQLMGQFMAESAILSMLGLGLAYGMLQLVKPMPFVQQWLIGGVQWEQDVRVWIVFIIFSLITGMLAGLLPARVLSGFQPAQVLRSQTGLRVLRGISLRKSLIVVQFSISLIAMIALLGMARQQHFMGTTNYGFQRDNVLIVPLNGADPVRLTTEINQLAGVEKLTATSDLFGENGGRWEMIRRQRATGDLARAHIYATDANRIQVAGLTVLAGQNMPVSMGDSASRFVLINEEAVRAFQLKEPGAAVGQTLWLNDSTEVQIAGVLKDFHFSTMARKIEPLVLRYEPNTFRYLNVKIGGGKPEETRATIAQIWKRLNPYEPFAGVWYDDFLRNRHNHTDDISFMGLLIGFALSIACLGLLGMVTYTTQLRTKEVGIRKVMGARIDQVIWLLSWDFLKLLLIAGAIALPIGYLATSFFLMSFAYHISVGVGMLGACFGTMLLLGGLTIGWRTYRTALTNPTDSLRSE from the coding sequence ATGCTAAGAAACTTCCTAAAAACGGCCTTTCGCAATCTCTGGAAACACAAGCTGTTTACCTTCATCAACATCTTTGGCCTGGCGTCGGGGATGCTGGTTTGTATGCTGGCGATGATCGACATAAAAGGGGCTTTTGACTACGACACCTTTCATCCGCACGCCGACCGAACATACCGGATTCTTACCGATGTCACGACGACAAACAACGACAAACAGGGATTTGCCACCTCGCCCTTACCTCTGGCCGAAACCATAAAACGTCAATACGCTTTTGTGGACCGGGCCACCCGAGTCATTCGCAACTATAGCGACTTTACAGCCAATCGAAAACAATTGCCGGTAGTGTATAGCGCTGTTGATCCAGATTTCTTTACCCTTTTCGGGTTTCAACTGGCAAAAGGCCAGGCCGCTATTGCCCCACGCACAGCCGTACTTACTCCCAAAACGGCAGCACGTTTTTTCGGCACAGCCAATCCAATTGGCAAACGCATCGACCACCCCGAACTGGGTGCGTTGACTATTGCCGGTATTTTGGCCGAACCACCTGCCAAAACCCACCTGAATTTCGATGTACTGATTTCAACAGCCACCCTTTCTGGTTCGGATTGGAATCAATTACGCACCAACTGGAAACAGTATACGCAAGGGTATACGTACATCTCGCTAAAGCCCGGCACCCCTGCTGATGCGCTCACAAGTGTGCTACCCACCTTAGCCGCTCAGGTAACAAAAGGCTTACACTTTGCCAACGAAAAAGGGTATACGTTCCGCAGTCAGCCGTTGGCAACCCTATCGCCATCGCGGGAAGAGTTGATGCTGGGCACCTATGAACCTTCGTTGGGTAAGCTGGAAACCGAAATGATCGTTGGCTTACTTACGCTGTTGCTGGCTTCGTTCAACTACATCAACCTGACCCTGGCCCGCTCCCTGAGTCGCGCCCGCGAAGTCGGAATCCGGAAAGTAGCTGGCGCCTTGCGCTGGCAACTGATGGGACAGTTTATGGCCGAATCAGCCATACTGTCGATGCTGGGGCTTGGCTTAGCGTATGGGATGCTGCAATTGGTGAAGCCTATGCCTTTTGTACAACAATGGCTCATTGGTGGTGTACAGTGGGAGCAGGATGTACGCGTGTGGATAGTGTTCATCATCTTCAGCCTGATCACGGGTATGCTGGCAGGGCTGTTGCCTGCCCGCGTGCTTTCCGGCTTTCAACCGGCGCAGGTACTTCGGAGTCAAACGGGCCTGCGTGTACTGCGCGGAATCAGTCTTCGCAAGTCGCTGATTGTGGTTCAGTTTTCGATTTCATTGATCGCCATGATCGCTTTACTAGGTATGGCTCGTCAACAGCATTTTATGGGCACCACCAACTATGGATTTCAGCGGGATAATGTACTGATCGTACCGCTCAATGGAGCTGATCCTGTTCGGTTGACAACCGAAATCAATCAGTTGGCGGGTGTCGAAAAACTAACGGCTACGTCCGATCTGTTTGGCGAAAATGGAGGGCGCTGGGAGATGATCCGACGCCAGCGAGCCACCGGCGACTTAGCCAGGGCCCATATCTATGCAACAGACGCCAACAGGATACAAGTGGCCGGATTGACCGTACTGGCTGGACAGAATATGCCTGTTTCCATGGGTGATTCGGCTTCCCGATTTGTCTTAATCAATGAAGAAGCCGTCCGGGCTTTCCAACTGAAAGAACCCGGAGCCGCTGTAGGTCAAACACTCTGGCTGAACGATAGCACAGAAGTCCAGATAGCGGGTGTACTCAAAGACTTTCATTTTTCTACGATGGCCAGAAAAATAGAACCACTTGTTCTGCGCTATGAACCCAACACATTCCGCTACCTGAACGTCAAAATAGGCGGTGGAAAGCCAGAAGAAACACGGGCCACTATTGCTCAGATCTGGAAACGACTGAATCCCTATGAACCCTTTGCGGGCGTATGGTACGATGATTTTCTACGGAATCGCCATAACCATACCGACGATATTTCATTTATGGGCTTATTGATTGGTTTTGCGTTATCGATTGCCTGCCTGGGGTTATTGGGCATGGTAACCTATACAACTCAATTGCGCACGAAAGAAGTGGGTATTCGTAAAGTGATGGGCGCCCGTATCGATCAGGTTATCTGGCTGTTGTCGTGGGATTTCCTGAAGTTATTGCTAATTGCCGGAGCCATTGCCCTACCCATCGGGTATCTGGCCACCAGTTTCTTTTTGATGAGCTTCGCCTATCACATTTCGGTAGGTGTGGGTATGTTAGGTGCCTGTTTTGGTACGATGTTGCTTTTAGGCGGCTTAACGATTGGCTGGCGCACATATCGAACGGCGTTGACCAATCCAACCGATAGTTTACGATCTGAGTAG
- a CDS encoding HEAT repeat domain-containing protein translates to MEKLPINCEQTQEQFSEWLSNQLPDGERAIMEAHLADCSACREDAESTRQLWQLMGKLPAPEPSAAARVRFQAMLDTYKDTTAVEKESIFETLLAKLRQLWTPQYAMRLAYSIALLAVGIAAGYWFQRSSTPTVAYQQQVDTLSRQVEQMRQMMMLSLLENPAASERLRAVSYTEEINEVDDKVIDALLTTLNNDSNVNVRLVTLEALAKLADNPKAREGLVQSIAQQDSPLVQSALADVMVKLQEKRSIKPLRQLLRDDNLNHMVKGKIEQSIRELS, encoded by the coding sequence ATGGAAAAACTGCCTATAAACTGTGAACAAACGCAGGAACAATTCAGCGAATGGCTCAGCAACCAGCTACCCGATGGTGAACGAGCGATTATGGAAGCGCACCTGGCAGACTGTTCGGCCTGTCGGGAAGATGCCGAATCGACCCGGCAACTCTGGCAACTAATGGGCAAGTTACCTGCTCCCGAACCAAGTGCGGCCGCAAGGGTACGGTTTCAGGCTATGCTCGACACGTATAAGGACACAACGGCTGTCGAAAAGGAAAGTATATTCGAAACACTACTAGCCAAACTTCGCCAGCTCTGGACACCCCAGTACGCCATGCGGCTGGCCTACAGCATAGCGCTGCTGGCAGTCGGAATAGCGGCCGGGTACTGGTTCCAGCGATCCAGTACGCCCACGGTAGCCTATCAACAGCAGGTCGACACACTGTCGCGGCAGGTGGAACAGATGCGTCAGATGATGATGCTCTCGCTACTGGAAAATCCGGCGGCTTCCGAGCGGCTCCGGGCGGTGAGCTATACGGAAGAAATCAATGAGGTCGACGATAAAGTCATCGACGCCCTGCTGACAACATTAAACAACGACTCAAACGTGAACGTCCGGCTGGTTACGCTCGAAGCGCTGGCTAAACTGGCCGATAATCCCAAAGCCAGAGAAGGGTTAGTCCAATCGATTGCCCAGCAGGACTCGCCCCTGGTGCAGTCGGCACTGGCCGATGTGATGGTGAAATTGCAGGAAAAACGATCCATTAAGCCCCTTCGGCAATTACTCCGCGACGATAACCTGAACCACATGGTCAAAGGTAAAATTGAACAAAGTATTCGGGAACTGTCCTGA
- a CDS encoding DUF4097 family beta strand repeat-containing protein translates to MQLFMIPVLAGLVLSCAQTPASAQEAKEHIRKEFTVSKGSSNVFALYNINGFVKVEGYSGDKVIVEVDKAITAKTNADLEIGKKEFQLGFDQKGDSVTVYIAEPFDSRPRRQRRNNWNNDRDIEYDFTLDFTVKVPNHMNLVVSTVNRGEVTVNDVSGTVKARNVNGAITLTNIKGTTDANTVNGAVDIKYLGNPPENSFYHTINGDIRVTYQPNLSADLQFKSMHGSFYTDFPNAEALPMEAVKSEQKTGSGTVYKLNKTTAVRIGTGGKTFKFETLNGSIYIKKQS, encoded by the coding sequence ATGCAACTGTTTATGATCCCCGTTTTGGCGGGGCTGGTGCTCTCTTGTGCCCAAACACCGGCCAGCGCCCAGGAGGCCAAAGAACACATCCGTAAAGAATTTACGGTCTCAAAAGGCTCCAGCAACGTATTTGCCCTGTACAACATCAACGGCTTCGTCAAAGTCGAAGGCTATTCGGGCGACAAGGTTATTGTCGAAGTCGACAAAGCGATCACGGCCAAAACCAATGCTGACCTGGAGATTGGCAAGAAAGAATTTCAACTCGGTTTCGACCAGAAAGGCGACAGCGTTACGGTTTACATCGCCGAACCGTTCGACTCGCGCCCTCGTCGGCAACGGCGCAACAACTGGAACAATGACCGCGATATTGAGTATGATTTTACCCTCGATTTTACAGTGAAAGTGCCCAATCACATGAACCTCGTCGTCTCGACCGTTAACCGGGGTGAAGTGACGGTGAACGATGTGAGTGGCACGGTGAAAGCCCGGAATGTCAACGGAGCAATTACACTAACCAACATCAAAGGTACCACCGATGCCAACACAGTAAACGGAGCCGTCGATATCAAGTACTTGGGCAATCCGCCTGAAAACTCGTTTTATCATACCATCAACGGCGATATTCGGGTAACCTATCAGCCTAATCTGTCGGCCGATCTTCAGTTCAAAAGTATGCATGGCAGTTTTTACACCGATTTCCCCAATGCCGAAGCCTTACCGATGGAGGCTGTTAAATCAGAACAGAAAACGGGCAGCGGCACCGTCTACAAGCTCAACAAAACCACTGCCGTCCGAATCGGTACTGGTGGAAAAACATTCAAGTTTGAAACACTAAACGGAAGCATTTACATTAAAAAACAATCCTGA
- a CDS encoding DUF4097 family beta strand repeat-containing protein encodes MKTIKLSLVALLLSVLTAGSILAQNDVKEQLVVPLSDPGKPGTLRVNLINGSINVVGYSGKDVVIDIVASGSKRGRRDDDDRDRGAAAGMKRISAGNPLDISAREKNNTVNIEANSINQPIDLTIKVPQQFNLRIGTVNHGEITVDNVSGELEVNNVNGAIELTNVAGSAVANTVNGVVKATFKNVNADTPMAFSTLNGNVDVTFPANAKMNVKLKSDRGDMYSDFDIDVDKTQSKVNRTNQNGMYRVSIDDWVQGKINGGGREIMMKNMNGNIYIRKAK; translated from the coding sequence ATGAAAACGATTAAATTAAGCCTTGTAGCCTTATTACTAAGCGTACTCACCGCCGGCTCCATACTAGCGCAGAATGACGTAAAAGAACAACTGGTTGTCCCACTGAGCGACCCCGGCAAGCCGGGTACACTGCGAGTAAACCTGATAAATGGCTCGATTAACGTAGTTGGCTATAGCGGAAAAGATGTCGTGATCGACATTGTAGCTAGTGGGAGCAAACGAGGCCGACGCGATGATGACGACCGGGACCGGGGCGCAGCGGCAGGTATGAAACGAATCAGCGCCGGTAATCCACTCGATATAAGTGCCCGCGAAAAAAATAATACGGTAAACATAGAAGCCAACTCCATCAATCAGCCTATTGACCTGACCATTAAAGTACCCCAGCAATTTAACCTGCGTATCGGCACGGTTAATCACGGCGAAATCACGGTTGATAATGTATCGGGTGAGCTGGAAGTCAACAACGTCAATGGCGCTATTGAGCTGACGAATGTGGCAGGTTCGGCGGTAGCCAACACCGTGAACGGTGTCGTAAAAGCCACTTTTAAGAATGTCAATGCCGATACACCGATGGCCTTTTCGACCCTCAACGGTAATGTGGATGTAACCTTTCCGGCCAATGCAAAAATGAACGTCAAGCTCAAATCAGACCGGGGTGATATGTACAGCGACTTCGATATTGATGTTGACAAGACCCAGTCGAAAGTGAACCGGACTAATCAGAACGGTATGTATCGGGTTAGTATCGACGATTGGGTACAGGGCAAAATTAACGGAGGTGGCCGCGAAATCATGATGAAAAACATGAACGGCAACATCTACATCCGCAAAGCCAAGTAA